In Thermococcus thioreducens, a genomic segment contains:
- a CDS encoding TRAM domain-containing protein translates to MYGDGFGGGYEAPVKVGERYRVRIESLGKGGDGIAKIKGFVIFVPNTQVGDEVEIVINSVKRKFAFAEVI, encoded by the coding sequence ATGTATGGAGATGGATTTGGCGGTGGCTACGAAGCCCCTGTTAAGGTTGGAGAAAGGTATAGAGTTAGGATCGAGAGCCTTGGAAAGGGTGGCGATGGTATCGCCAAGATAAAGGGCTTCGTTATCTTCGTCCCGAACACCCAGGTCGGCGACGAGGTTGAGATCGTCATTAACTCGGTTAAGAGAAAGTTCGCTTTCGCGGAAGTCATCTGA
- a CDS encoding monovalent cation/H+ antiporter subunit E, translating to MSFIAVFIWSFVLWLVLTAGSKGLLWSGQELVAGVIFSAIIAFATKDIIGEKASRFLNPVKWIGWIAYIPVLFWGMAKANLDVAYRVITGRIKPGIVRVPVDLENDAQYTILSNSITLTPGTLTVDACPEEKALYVHWINVTDKEPKSSEVIAGSFEKWARRLGR from the coding sequence ATGAGTTTCATCGCTGTATTCATTTGGTCATTCGTGCTCTGGTTAGTACTGACTGCGGGCAGTAAGGGGTTACTCTGGAGCGGCCAGGAGCTCGTTGCCGGGGTGATATTCTCGGCTATAATAGCCTTCGCCACTAAGGACATCATAGGGGAGAAAGCATCGCGCTTCCTCAACCCGGTTAAGTGGATTGGATGGATAGCTTACATCCCCGTGCTCTTCTGGGGCATGGCCAAGGCCAACCTCGACGTTGCCTACCGCGTCATAACCGGCAGGATAAAGCCGGGAATCGTGCGCGTCCCGGTTGACCTCGAAAACGACGCTCAGTACACCATACTGAGCAACTCGATAACCCTCACCCCCGGAACGCTGACCGTTGATGCCTGTCCGGAGGAGAAGGCACTCTACGTCCACTGGATAAACGTCACCGATAAGGAGCCGAAGAGCTCCGAGGTGATAGCCGGTTCATTTGAGAAATGGGCGAGGAGGCTGGGAAGATGA
- a CDS encoding cation:proton antiporter: protein MIAPEFFYAAVIVMIGAFLALLRVFFGPSVPDRVVGVDTLNTLIVAGMVLLGAAYDRTIYIDIAIVYALLSYVGTLTIAKYLQGGLR, encoded by the coding sequence ATGATAGCACCCGAGTTTTTCTACGCCGCGGTCATAGTCATGATAGGTGCGTTCCTGGCACTGCTCAGGGTGTTCTTCGGCCCGAGCGTGCCGGACAGGGTTGTTGGAGTGGACACTCTCAATACCCTCATCGTCGCGGGGATGGTTCTGCTGGGAGCGGCCTATGACAGGACGATATACATCGACATCGCGATAGTCTACGCGCTTCTGAGCTACGTCGGAACGCTGACGATAGCGAAGTACCTCCAGGGGGGATTGAGGTGA
- the mnhG gene encoding monovalent cation/H(+) antiporter subunit G has product MSAVTYVIYAFLGINILFNLLGSFSLHRFPDVYTRLHGATKCTTFGTIFAVLAVVVHAAYQLHLTGDPKYLQMALHSLVALVALLLTNPTGAHAIAKAAHLSGYKPAKAVIDAYEEKLRGGEE; this is encoded by the coding sequence GTGAGCGCGGTGACCTACGTAATATACGCCTTCCTGGGCATAAACATCCTCTTCAACCTGCTCGGCAGCTTCTCGCTCCACAGGTTCCCTGACGTCTACACGAGACTCCACGGCGCGACCAAGTGCACCACCTTCGGGACGATCTTTGCGGTTCTGGCGGTGGTTGTTCACGCGGCCTACCAGCTCCACCTCACAGGTGACCCAAAGTACCTCCAGATGGCGCTCCACAGCCTCGTGGCACTGGTGGCGCTCCTCCTCACGAACCCGACGGGGGCGCACGCAATAGCGAAGGCGGCACACCTAAGCGGATACAAGCCCGCCAAAGCCGTCATCGATGCCTACGAAGAGAAACTAAGGGGTGGTGAGGAATGA
- a CDS encoding DUF4040 domain-containing protein: MNVLSVDMAIQFGILLGVLIAAYLTITMRDLLSAAIASAAMSLLLSLEFYMLHAPDVAIAEAAVGAGVVTAIVVYGIAKTERWEREGP, translated from the coding sequence ATGAACGTTCTCTCTGTTGACATGGCGATCCAGTTCGGCATACTCCTCGGCGTCCTCATAGCGGCATACCTCACGATAACCATGCGCGACCTGCTCAGCGCGGCCATAGCTTCCGCTGCGATGAGCCTTCTGCTGAGCCTGGAGTTCTACATGCTCCACGCGCCAGATGTTGCAATAGCCGAGGCCGCCGTCGGAGCCGGCGTCGTTACGGCCATAGTCGTGTATGGAATCGCCAAAACGGAGAGATGGGAGCGTGAGGGGCCATGA
- the mbhE gene encoding hydrogen gas-evolving membrane-bound hydrogenase subunit E, whose product MNRTFGALALLFLLGVLLVVASPSTGIKFGLGGDEWMKYRYTDQYYIEHGVEEVGGTNIVTDIVFDYRGYDTLGEATVLFTAIAGAVALLRPWRRDEE is encoded by the coding sequence ATGAACAGGACCTTTGGTGCTCTCGCACTGCTGTTCCTCCTCGGAGTGCTCCTAGTTGTTGCGAGTCCGTCAACGGGGATAAAGTTCGGTCTCGGCGGGGACGAGTGGATGAAGTACCGCTACACCGACCAGTACTACATCGAGCACGGCGTTGAGGAGGTCGGTGGGACAAACATAGTCACGGACATAGTGTTCGACTACCGTGGCTACGACACCCTCGGAGAGGCGACGGTTCTCTTCACCGCCATAGCCGGAGCGGTGGCTCTGCTAAGGCCCTGGAGGAGGGATGAAGAATGA
- a CDS encoding Na(+)/H(+) antiporter subunit B, with product MNRSSEQSEMGLIVKTTARATIPLIGIFGAYIVSHGHLTPGGGFQGGATIAGAGILFLIAFGFGEMKRRYNHHLYSALEGLGGLVFLGAAMLGLSVAFFYNTLWHGGPFFNGQPGTLLSAGYLPIMNLAVGLKVFAGLVSAMVAVAAYRRWKE from the coding sequence ATGAACCGCAGTTCGGAGCAGAGTGAAATGGGGCTCATCGTTAAGACCACCGCTAGGGCCACCATCCCGCTCATAGGAATCTTCGGTGCCTACATAGTTTCCCACGGTCACCTCACTCCTGGAGGAGGCTTCCAGGGGGGTGCGACGATAGCCGGGGCGGGGATACTGTTCCTCATAGCCTTCGGCTTCGGCGAGATGAAGAGGCGCTACAACCACCACCTCTACTCCGCACTTGAGGGCTTAGGAGGCCTTGTCTTCCTCGGAGCGGCCATGCTCGGCCTCAGTGTTGCGTTCTTCTACAACACGCTCTGGCATGGAGGGCCCTTCTTCAACGGCCAGCCGGGGACCCTGCTTTCAGCGGGATACCTGCCGATAATGAACCTGGCCGTCGGCCTGAAGGTCTTCGCGGGACTGGTCAGCGCGATGGTGGCGGTAGCCGCTTACAGGAGGTGGAAGGAGTGA
- a CDS encoding NADH-quinone oxidoreductase subunit K codes for MIPFQFITAFLMIAMGIYAFLYKRNLIKLILALNVIDSGIHLLLISFGYRIELGQIPTAPIYTGYETVKSAMVAPLPQALTLTSIVIGVCVLALAMALTINAYRHYGSLDVNKLRRLRG; via the coding sequence GTGATACCGTTCCAGTTCATCACCGCTTTCCTCATGATAGCAATGGGAATCTACGCGTTCCTCTACAAGAGAAACCTCATCAAGCTCATCCTGGCCCTCAACGTCATCGACTCCGGAATACACCTGCTCCTCATAAGCTTCGGCTACAGGATAGAGCTCGGCCAGATACCAACAGCACCGATCTACACCGGCTACGAGACCGTGAAGAGCGCCATGGTGGCCCCGCTGCCCCAGGCACTGACCCTTACCAGCATAGTCATAGGAGTCTGTGTCCTCGCACTTGCCATGGCCCTCACGATAAACGCCTACAGACACTACGGAAGCCTCGACGTTAACAAGCTCAGGAGGTTGAGAGGATGA
- a CDS encoding proton-conducting transporter transmembrane domain-containing protein, translating to MNGLIPYLIIVPLFGAFSLPIISLAGKKAREPWAVLITAVTLGVAAELFYTVWKGGEILVYTLGAKSPLGKGVSFPIRIVWEVDLLGAIFILMVAFVAFVAVLYSTEYMRHDTGLEKYYALILLLEVGMLGIAMTGDLFNFYVFMEIMSISGYALVAFRNDTWEGIEAGIKYMFVGSIASSFILLGIVLLYGQYGTLTMAYLAKMIAENPTFTAKVALGLLIGGLLFKSGAVPVHMWLADAHPAAPSSISAMLSGLVIKIGGTYALARMAFSVFSTGIDTKTIGWVIILFACATLIVGNAMAVIQTDMKRLFAFSSVGQIGYILLGTGIGLAAYGSDVGNIALAGAIYHTVNHAVIKALLFLVAGAVIHGLGTKNLNELSGIARKMPVTSFAFLVGAAAIIGLPPMNGFASKWLIYESSALFNPLVAVIAVIGTAFSLAAYIRVLFTFLGRPSERVMKAKEPGKAMLVPMLLLVAVIILMGLFPWFISDRIMIPAAKMLENAGTYISAVLGGA from the coding sequence ATGAACGGGCTGATCCCCTACCTCATCATAGTCCCACTCTTCGGAGCGTTTTCACTCCCGATAATAAGCCTCGCAGGAAAGAAGGCCAGGGAGCCCTGGGCAGTACTCATCACCGCCGTCACGCTCGGCGTCGCGGCGGAGCTGTTCTACACCGTCTGGAAGGGCGGCGAGATACTCGTTTACACCCTCGGAGCGAAGAGCCCGCTCGGAAAAGGAGTCTCCTTCCCGATAAGGATAGTCTGGGAGGTCGACCTGCTGGGGGCAATATTCATCCTCATGGTGGCCTTCGTCGCCTTCGTGGCCGTGCTCTACTCCACCGAGTACATGAGGCACGACACGGGCCTCGAAAAGTACTACGCGCTCATACTCCTCCTTGAGGTCGGAATGCTCGGTATAGCCATGACCGGCGACCTCTTCAACTTCTACGTGTTCATGGAGATAATGAGCATATCCGGCTACGCGCTGGTGGCGTTTAGAAACGACACCTGGGAGGGCATAGAGGCCGGCATAAAGTACATGTTCGTGGGCTCGATAGCAAGCAGCTTCATCCTCCTCGGAATAGTGCTCCTCTACGGCCAGTACGGAACGCTGACGATGGCCTACCTGGCCAAGATGATAGCCGAGAACCCGACGTTCACCGCCAAGGTGGCCCTCGGACTCCTCATCGGAGGACTGCTCTTCAAGAGCGGTGCGGTTCCGGTGCACATGTGGCTCGCCGATGCCCATCCAGCGGCTCCAAGCTCAATCAGCGCCATGCTCTCCGGCCTGGTCATCAAGATAGGCGGAACCTACGCCCTGGCCAGGATGGCCTTCAGCGTCTTCAGCACGGGCATAGACACCAAGACCATAGGGTGGGTCATAATACTCTTCGCCTGCGCTACCCTCATAGTGGGCAACGCGATGGCCGTAATCCAGACGGACATGAAGAGGCTCTTTGCCTTCTCCAGTGTGGGCCAGATTGGATACATCCTCCTCGGAACCGGAATAGGCCTGGCCGCCTACGGAAGCGATGTTGGAAACATCGCCCTCGCTGGAGCGATATACCACACCGTCAACCACGCCGTCATAAAGGCGCTCCTCTTCCTGGTCGCTGGAGCCGTCATCCACGGGCTCGGAACCAAGAACCTCAACGAGCTGAGCGGCATAGCCAGAAAGATGCCCGTGACGAGCTTCGCATTCCTTGTCGGCGCCGCGGCGATAATAGGCCTCCCCCCGATGAACGGCTTCGCGAGCAAATGGCTGATCTACGAGAGCTCGGCGCTCTTCAACCCGCTGGTGGCGGTCATAGCGGTGATAGGAACAGCGTTCAGCCTTGCGGCGTACATCAGGGTGCTCTTCACCTTCCTGGGGAGGCCCAGCGAGAGGGTCATGAAGGCCAAAGAGCCAGGAAAGGCCATGCTCGTGCCGATGCTCCTCCTCGTGGCGGTAATAATCCTCATGGGCCTCTTTCCGTGGTTCATCAGCGACCGGATCATGATACCCGCCGCAAAGATGCTCGAAAACGCTGGAACGTACATATCAGCCGTGCTGGGGGGTGCGTGA
- a CDS encoding NADH-quinone oxidoreductase subunit B family protein translates to MAIKVHAHDAHPSSNPSQRERLEKEISKLCRYIGRSPWVFHVNSGSCNGCDIEIIAVLTPRYDAERFGVKLAGTPRHADILLVTGPVTNQSLERVKLVYEQTPDPKVVVAVGACPTGGSVFFESPFTNAPLDRHIPVDVFVPGCPPRPEAILHGVVLGLQKLIEKIEGGKK, encoded by the coding sequence ATGGCCATTAAAGTTCACGCCCACGACGCCCATCCAAGCTCAAACCCCTCCCAGCGCGAGAGGCTTGAGAAGGAGATATCGAAGCTGTGCAGGTACATAGGAAGGTCACCGTGGGTTTTCCACGTCAACAGCGGCAGCTGTAACGGGTGCGACATCGAGATAATAGCCGTCCTGACGCCGCGCTACGACGCGGAGCGCTTCGGTGTAAAGCTGGCCGGGACGCCGAGGCATGCCGACATACTGCTCGTCACCGGCCCCGTCACCAACCAGAGCCTTGAGAGGGTCAAGCTGGTCTACGAGCAGACCCCCGACCCCAAGGTAGTGGTGGCAGTCGGAGCGTGCCCCACCGGCGGAAGCGTGTTCTTCGAGAGCCCATTCACCAACGCACCGCTGGACAGGCACATACCGGTGGACGTCTTCGTCCCGGGCTGCCCGCCGAGGCCCGAGGCCATACTGCACGGCGTCGTACTCGGCCTTCAGAAGCTGATTGAGAAGATTGAGGGGGGTAAGAAATGA